From Bosea sp. NBC_00550, the proteins below share one genomic window:
- the gluQRS gene encoding tRNA glutamyl-Q(34) synthetase GluQRS has translation MASIPPDSGKPVFRFAPSPNGRLHLGHALSALTNEALARQVGGHLLLRIEDIDLTRSRPEFVEGIVADLDWLGIAFEPDVRRQSQHFDDYAEALGVLQARGLVYPCFCSRQEIRAEVMEREAASGPPWPLDPDGAPLYPGRCKVLDPNEAAMRVAAGEPHVLRLDMSSAIALAGEELSYTVFDAAGSSQVAPARPGRWGDVVLARKDVPTSYHLAVVVDDGLQGVTHVVRGRDLEAATDIHVVLQRVLGLPTPLYHFHRLLLDDDGRKLAKSRRSESLAELRADGVGPAEIRRRLGFA, from the coding sequence ATGGCGTCCATTCCACCCGATTCCGGCAAGCCGGTCTTCCGCTTCGCGCCGAGCCCGAACGGAAGGCTGCATCTCGGCCATGCCCTTTCGGCGCTGACCAACGAGGCGCTTGCCCGGCAGGTGGGCGGGCATCTCCTGCTGCGGATCGAGGATATCGATCTCACCCGCTCGAGGCCGGAATTCGTCGAAGGGATCGTCGCGGACCTCGATTGGCTCGGGATCGCCTTCGAGCCGGATGTCCGCAGGCAATCGCAGCATTTCGACGATTACGCGGAGGCTCTCGGTGTCCTGCAGGCGCGTGGGCTGGTCTATCCCTGCTTCTGCTCGCGGCAGGAGATTCGTGCCGAAGTGATGGAGCGCGAAGCGGCATCCGGGCCGCCCTGGCCACTCGATCCCGATGGCGCGCCCCTTTATCCCGGCCGTTGCAAGGTACTGGATCCAAACGAAGCAGCCATGCGCGTCGCGGCCGGCGAGCCGCATGTGCTGCGCCTCGATATGTCCAGCGCCATCGCTTTGGCCGGAGAGGAGTTGAGCTACACGGTTTTCGACGCTGCAGGTTCCAGCCAGGTCGCACCGGCCAGGCCCGGGCGCTGGGGCGATGTCGTGCTCGCGCGCAAGGACGTGCCGACGAGCTATCACCTTGCGGTCGTCGTCGACGACGGCTTGCAGGGCGTGACGCATGTCGTGCGCGGCCGCGACCTCGAAGCCGCGACCGATATCCATGTCGTGCTGCAGCGCGTGCTCGGGCTGCCGACCCCGCTCTATCATTTTCATCGCCTGCTGCTCGACGATGACGGGCGCAAGCTCGCCAAGAGCCGGCGGTCGGAAAGCCTCGCGGAGCTGAGAGCAGATGGCGTCGGGCCGGCCGAAATCCGGCGGCGGCTCGGCTTCGCCTGA
- a CDS encoding M23 family metallopeptidase — protein MNAHPEFAQPLEPLSPESAALLVDLGIEPPIQPVDSRQQPLDRRGVSLRWLFACALVGSCGAALLGAAILVAMRGDTSYPEQPETVAVRSSSAAGEGGGARKADKLVADQPIMSARHTLRAPMSQKVGNREVIRVRPFVRLASDLSLTTGVYASNIPPFNPLRLFAEGGQPEERYAEPAQDMPDADVTIVKRDLGDIVIPAGKPQLSDTDVISQIEEERANLANSGRQRALPIPPQLMLSRTLTGGAVGGGDILAYAPATDTRFSGIEVRVVPENVTNAPKTPIPASREPLVEDKLVMAKRGENFEQVMRGTGATPEQIRTMITAFGGKVRTTALPDGQVLQVLYAPGPRPGDARQIMRVSLLSNGQPDGMIAMNDKGAFVAVDLPRQNLAIPRPQRQETEEEDENEGAGGARLYESLYETGARHDLPRPLIDELVRIFSYDLDFQQRVHGGDNLEVIFTEEDEGERAEILSASLTVNGETRRVFRYQAPDDGLIEYFDDEGKSLKKFLLRKPIADGELRSGFGMRYHPIMRYSKMHTGIDWANRIGTPILAAGNGVVTKAGWSSGYGKHTEIQHANGYVTTYSHQSNFASGIVPGAKVRQGQIIGYLGSTGLSTGPHLHYEVLVNGNFVNPMKIRVPRGRELQGPTLGEFKRQRDEIRGLIEKAGGAVAQLR, from the coding sequence ATGAACGCCCATCCCGAGTTCGCACAGCCGCTCGAGCCGCTCTCCCCCGAGTCAGCCGCCCTGCTCGTCGATCTCGGCATCGAGCCGCCGATCCAGCCGGTCGATTCGCGCCAGCAGCCGCTCGACCGGCGCGGCGTCTCGCTGCGCTGGCTCTTCGCCTGCGCCCTGGTCGGGTCCTGCGGCGCGGCCTTGCTGGGTGCGGCGATCCTCGTCGCCATGCGGGGCGACACAAGCTATCCCGAGCAGCCCGAGACCGTCGCCGTGCGCTCATCCTCGGCGGCGGGAGAGGGCGGCGGCGCGCGCAAGGCCGACAAGCTGGTCGCCGATCAGCCGATCATGTCGGCGCGCCATACGCTGCGTGCGCCGATGTCCCAGAAAGTCGGCAACCGCGAGGTGATCCGCGTACGCCCCTTCGTCCGGCTCGCATCGGACCTGTCACTGACCACCGGCGTCTATGCGAGCAATATCCCGCCTTTCAATCCGCTCCGCCTTTTCGCCGAAGGCGGGCAGCCGGAAGAGCGCTATGCCGAGCCGGCCCAGGATATGCCCGACGCGGACGTCACCATCGTCAAACGCGATCTCGGCGACATCGTCATCCCCGCGGGCAAACCGCAGCTGAGCGACACCGACGTCATCTCCCAGATCGAGGAAGAGCGCGCGAACCTGGCGAATTCGGGCCGCCAGCGCGCCCTGCCGATCCCGCCGCAGCTGATGCTCAGCCGCACCCTGACCGGCGGAGCTGTCGGTGGCGGCGATATCCTCGCCTATGCGCCGGCAACCGATACGCGCTTTTCCGGCATCGAGGTCCGCGTCGTTCCCGAGAACGTCACCAACGCGCCGAAGACGCCGATTCCGGCCTCCCGCGAACCGCTCGTCGAGGACAAGCTGGTGATGGCCAAGCGCGGCGAGAACTTCGAGCAGGTCATGCGCGGCACCGGCGCCACGCCCGAGCAGATCCGCACCATGATCACGGCCTTCGGCGGCAAGGTCCGGACCACCGCCCTGCCCGACGGCCAGGTCCTTCAGGTGCTCTACGCACCCGGTCCGCGCCCCGGCGATGCGCGCCAGATCATGCGTGTCTCGCTGCTGAGCAACGGCCAGCCGGATGGCATGATCGCCATGAACGACAAGGGCGCCTTCGTCGCCGTCGACCTGCCGCGTCAGAATCTGGCCATCCCGCGGCCGCAACGGCAGGAGACCGAGGAAGAGGACGAGAATGAGGGCGCCGGTGGCGCACGACTCTATGAGAGCCTCTACGAGACCGGCGCGCGCCACGATCTCCCGCGGCCGCTCATCGACGAGCTCGTCCGCATCTTCTCCTACGATCTCGATTTCCAGCAGCGCGTCCATGGCGGCGACAATCTGGAGGTGATCTTCACCGAGGAGGACGAGGGCGAGCGGGCCGAGATCCTTTCCGCGTCGCTGACGGTGAATGGCGAGACGCGCCGGGTCTTCCGCTACCAGGCGCCGGATGACGGGCTGATCGAGTATTTCGACGACGAGGGCAAATCGCTGAAGAAGTTCCTGCTGCGCAAGCCGATCGCCGATGGCGAGCTGCGCTCGGGCTTCGGCATGCGCTACCACCCGATCATGCGCTATTCGAAGATGCATACCGGCATCGACTGGGCCAACCGGATCGGTACGCCGATCCTCGCCGCCGGCAACGGCGTCGTCACCAAGGCGGGCTGGTCCTCAGGCTACGGCAAGCACACCGAGATCCAGCACGCCAACGGCTACGTCACCACCTATTCGCACCAGTCGAACTTCGCCTCCGGCATCGTGCCCGGCGCCAAGGTCCGCCAGGGCCAGATCATCGGCTATCTCGGCTCCACCGGCCTGTCGACCGGCCCGCATCTACATTACGAGGTGCTGGTCAACGGCAACTTCGTCAATCCGATGAAGATTCGCGTGCCCCGCGGGCGTGAGCTGCAGGGTCCGACCCTCGGCGAATTCAAGCGCCAGCGCGACGAGATTCGCGGCCTCATCGAGAAGGCGGGCGGAGCGGTCGCACAGTTGCGCTGA
- a CDS encoding AEC family transporter, translating into MLASLLVVLPVFGLIGLGYVARWTKLLRETTGEGLSDFVFVLAVPCLLFRTLAKADIPVTQPWGYWIAYFAGLAVVWALAMLIASKFFARKGPELVVSGFAAAQSNTVFVGVPMILKAYGDAGAVPLGLLLAIHLPVTMTVATLLAEGRSASVPQLIKRLFTHPIIIGILLGSAVRPFIGLIPEPAWTLVDLLAGAAVPCALISLGIAMRRYGLESGLALPAVLSGLKLGLHPLLVYWLATKVFEMPAHWSGVAVLFAACPCGINAYLFAERYRQGVADASSAITLSTLLSLFTTAAWLTYLGVG; encoded by the coding sequence ATGCTCGCTTCCCTTCTCGTCGTCCTGCCCGTCTTCGGGCTGATCGGCCTCGGCTATGTCGCGCGCTGGACGAAGCTCCTGCGCGAGACGACGGGCGAAGGCCTGTCCGATTTCGTCTTCGTGCTGGCCGTTCCCTGCCTGCTGTTCCGGACGCTGGCCAAGGCGGACATTCCGGTGACCCAGCCCTGGGGCTACTGGATCGCCTATTTCGCGGGGCTCGCGGTAGTCTGGGCGCTGGCGATGCTGATCGCCAGCAAGTTCTTCGCGCGGAAGGGACCGGAGTTGGTGGTCTCCGGCTTTGCCGCCGCGCAGTCGAACACGGTTTTCGTTGGCGTCCCGATGATCCTGAAGGCCTATGGCGATGCCGGCGCGGTGCCGCTCGGCCTGCTGCTCGCCATCCATCTTCCCGTGACGATGACGGTCGCGACGCTGCTGGCCGAAGGCCGCTCCGCCTCGGTGCCGCAGCTGATCAAGCGGCTCTTCACCCACCCGATCATCATCGGCATTCTCCTCGGCTCCGCCGTGCGCCCCTTCATCGGCCTGATCCCGGAGCCGGCCTGGACGCTGGTCGATCTGCTGGCGGGAGCAGCCGTTCCCTGCGCGCTGATCAGCCTCGGCATCGCCATGCGCCGCTACGGGCTGGAATCGGGCCTCGCCCTGCCGGCCGTGCTGAGCGGGCTGAAACTCGGCCTGCACCCGCTGCTGGTCTATTGGCTCGCGACGAAGGTCTTCGAGATGCCGGCCCATTGGTCCGGCGTCGCCGTGCTGTTCGCGGCCTGTCCCTGTGGCATCAACGCCTATCTCTTCGCCGAGCGCTACCGGCAGGGCGTCGCCGATGCGTCGAGCGCGATCACGCTTTCGACCCTGCTGTCGCTGTTCACGACCGCGGCTTGGCTGACCTATCTCGGCGTCGGCTGA